A window from Brachyhypopomus gauderio isolate BG-103 chromosome 6, BGAUD_0.2, whole genome shotgun sequence encodes these proteins:
- the LOC143516422 gene encoding uncharacterized protein LOC143516422 isoform X1, producing the protein MQLRTVEQQLYSNILPVKMDFDNQKIKDAESHQRERLLNSQPILQPTPMPRLSIGPPNPRLSIGPECQLPSKKPPIKPRRSIKIRATTREDAGQSGSQANQKENEVVVKRIAPSHLLFPHGPLEAQTPSLRAHILLWFQTTQLPRLHTHGSSLPCWLHGFATRREAEQLLQDKQQGCFLLRLSESKVGFVLSYRGADRCRHFIIEEESKVSGMNGQYIIAGEQSRHESLEELIEYYTHNPVGPFNETLTTPCVQEPVSRNRIHPPSQFNSNCEEVKLGEADEGPEDRRPEDTGGQGTEGQRTWDKGTEDTGEALQLSLEHPTTGPTHEAAGSAQYAVVRKVLRKTHSLPECKIVTQGKIDPDLALPVKDVVKYAATTENDVQEHVVGSPTLDIADLSLPVDAPYARVNKPPRVVVQNPSVSDTHPSSQRVAAVITPQSFASAASVVEQKYWELEPLHTYEETLHTRSADEEIDFYAVGRRQKIAGDPSVHHLYSEVNIKGTRDHMAMQAPPSLRMPRPNLPHRPPLRSPNACSHPENSIQISGSAAGTSAPFNPSEQLLAASSAFSIYEQIPERPSNSRPPCLPIAPKAKPRSSTHKPQH; encoded by the exons ATGCAGTTGAGAACAGTTGAACAGCAGCTGTACTCCAACATCCTTCCTGTGAAGATGGACTTTGACAATCAAAAAATAAAAG ATGCTGAATCTCATCAGAGGGAAAGGCTACTCAATTCTCAGCCAATCCTGCAGCCGACACCTATGCCTCGCCTGTCTATAGGTCCACCTAACCCTCGCCTGTCTATTGGTCCAGAATGCCAACTCCCCAGTAAGAAACCTCCAATCAAACCTAGGCGCAGCATCAAAATTCGTGCTACCACACGAGAAGACGCAGGCCAATCAGGCAGCCAGGCCAATCAGAAGGAAAATGAG GTGGTCGTGAAGCGGAtagctccctctcacctgttgTTCCCCCATGGGCCCCTGGAAGCTCAGACTCCGTCTCTACGGGCTCACATCCTGTTGTGGTTTCAGACAACACAGCTACCTCGCCTGCACACACATGGGAGCTCACTGCCATGCTGGCTCCATGGCTTTGCCACACGcag ggaGGCAGAGCAACTATTACAGGATAAACAGCAAGGCTGTTTCCTGTTGAGACTCAGCGAGTCAAAAGTCGGTTTTGTGCTGTCATACAG GGGTGCAGACAGGTGTCGTCATTTCATCATAGAAGAAGAAAGCAAAGTGTCTGGAATGAATGGTCAGTACATCATTGCTGGTGAGCAAAGCAGGCACGAGAGTCTGGAGGAGCTGATAGAGTACTACACTCACAATCCCGTGGGGCCCTTCAATGAAACACTCACCACTCCCTGTGTACAG GAACCCGTCTCGAGAAACCGTATACACCCACCTTCCCAGTTCAACAGCaactgtgaggaggtgaagcTGGGAGAGGCAGATGAGGGCCCTGAGGACAGAAGACCAGAGGACACAGGAGGACAAGGAACAGAAGGCCAGAGGACATGGGATAAAGGGACAGAGGACACGGGGGAGGCTCTGCAGCTCAGCTTAGAGCACCCAACCACAGGTCCCACCCATGAAGCTGCTGGGTCTGCACAGTACGCCGTGGTCCGAAAGGTGCTACGGAAGACCCACTCACTCCCTGAGTGCAAGATCGTAACACAGGGCAAGATTGATCCGGATCTGGCACTTCCTGTCAAAGACGTAGTGAAATATGCTGCGACAACTGAG AATGATGTACAAGAGCACGTTGTTGGCAGTCCCACCCTGGATATAGCAGACCTGTCCCTACCTGTGGATGCACCCTATGCCCGGGTCAACAAACCTCCCAGGGTGGTGGTACAAAACCCATCCGTCAGCGATACCCACCCCAGCTCTCAAAGGGTGGCAGCAGTCATCACTCCTCAGTCATTTGCTAGTGCTGCGAGCGTAGTGGAACAGAAGTACTGGGAACTGGAGCCCCTGCACACATACGAGGAGACCCTGCACACCCGCTCCGCCGATGAGGAGATCGATTTCTACGCGGTAGGCAGGCGACAAAAAATTGCAG GAGACCCCTCTGTTCATCACCTGTACTCAGAGGTCAACATAAAGGGGACAAGAGATCATATGGCCATGCAAGCTCCCCCATCACTAAGGATGCCCAGACCTAACCTGCCCCATAGACCACCCCTTAGATCTCCAAATGCTTGCTCACATCCTGAGAACAGCATACAG ATCTCTGGCAGTGCAGCAGGGACGTCTGCACCCTTCAACCCCTCGGAGCAACTGCTGGCTGCCAGCTCTGCCTTCTCCATATATGAGCAGATTCCAGAGAGACCATCCAATTCCAGACCACCCTGCCTCCCCATAGCCCCAAAAGCTAAGCCCAGATCATCTACCCACAAACCCCAACACTGA
- the LOC143516422 gene encoding uncharacterized protein LOC143516422 isoform X2: protein MQLRTVEQQLYSNILPVKMDFDNQKIKGPPNPRLSIGPECQLPSKKPPIKPRRSIKIRATTREDAGQSGSQANQKENEVVVKRIAPSHLLFPHGPLEAQTPSLRAHILLWFQTTQLPRLHTHGSSLPCWLHGFATRREAEQLLQDKQQGCFLLRLSESKVGFVLSYRGADRCRHFIIEEESKVSGMNGQYIIAGEQSRHESLEELIEYYTHNPVGPFNETLTTPCVQEPVSRNRIHPPSQFNSNCEEVKLGEADEGPEDRRPEDTGGQGTEGQRTWDKGTEDTGEALQLSLEHPTTGPTHEAAGSAQYAVVRKVLRKTHSLPECKIVTQGKIDPDLALPVKDVVKYAATTENDVQEHVVGSPTLDIADLSLPVDAPYARVNKPPRVVVQNPSVSDTHPSSQRVAAVITPQSFASAASVVEQKYWELEPLHTYEETLHTRSADEEIDFYAVGRRQKIAGDPSVHHLYSEVNIKGTRDHMAMQAPPSLRMPRPNLPHRPPLRSPNACSHPENSIQISGSAAGTSAPFNPSEQLLAASSAFSIYEQIPERPSNSRPPCLPIAPKAKPRSSTHKPQH, encoded by the exons ATGCAGTTGAGAACAGTTGAACAGCAGCTGTACTCCAACATCCTTCCTGTGAAGATGGACTTTGACAATCAAAAAATAAAAG GTCCACCTAACCCTCGCCTGTCTATTGGTCCAGAATGCCAACTCCCCAGTAAGAAACCTCCAATCAAACCTAGGCGCAGCATCAAAATTCGTGCTACCACACGAGAAGACGCAGGCCAATCAGGCAGCCAGGCCAATCAGAAGGAAAATGAG GTGGTCGTGAAGCGGAtagctccctctcacctgttgTTCCCCCATGGGCCCCTGGAAGCTCAGACTCCGTCTCTACGGGCTCACATCCTGTTGTGGTTTCAGACAACACAGCTACCTCGCCTGCACACACATGGGAGCTCACTGCCATGCTGGCTCCATGGCTTTGCCACACGcag ggaGGCAGAGCAACTATTACAGGATAAACAGCAAGGCTGTTTCCTGTTGAGACTCAGCGAGTCAAAAGTCGGTTTTGTGCTGTCATACAG GGGTGCAGACAGGTGTCGTCATTTCATCATAGAAGAAGAAAGCAAAGTGTCTGGAATGAATGGTCAGTACATCATTGCTGGTGAGCAAAGCAGGCACGAGAGTCTGGAGGAGCTGATAGAGTACTACACTCACAATCCCGTGGGGCCCTTCAATGAAACACTCACCACTCCCTGTGTACAG GAACCCGTCTCGAGAAACCGTATACACCCACCTTCCCAGTTCAACAGCaactgtgaggaggtgaagcTGGGAGAGGCAGATGAGGGCCCTGAGGACAGAAGACCAGAGGACACAGGAGGACAAGGAACAGAAGGCCAGAGGACATGGGATAAAGGGACAGAGGACACGGGGGAGGCTCTGCAGCTCAGCTTAGAGCACCCAACCACAGGTCCCACCCATGAAGCTGCTGGGTCTGCACAGTACGCCGTGGTCCGAAAGGTGCTACGGAAGACCCACTCACTCCCTGAGTGCAAGATCGTAACACAGGGCAAGATTGATCCGGATCTGGCACTTCCTGTCAAAGACGTAGTGAAATATGCTGCGACAACTGAG AATGATGTACAAGAGCACGTTGTTGGCAGTCCCACCCTGGATATAGCAGACCTGTCCCTACCTGTGGATGCACCCTATGCCCGGGTCAACAAACCTCCCAGGGTGGTGGTACAAAACCCATCCGTCAGCGATACCCACCCCAGCTCTCAAAGGGTGGCAGCAGTCATCACTCCTCAGTCATTTGCTAGTGCTGCGAGCGTAGTGGAACAGAAGTACTGGGAACTGGAGCCCCTGCACACATACGAGGAGACCCTGCACACCCGCTCCGCCGATGAGGAGATCGATTTCTACGCGGTAGGCAGGCGACAAAAAATTGCAG GAGACCCCTCTGTTCATCACCTGTACTCAGAGGTCAACATAAAGGGGACAAGAGATCATATGGCCATGCAAGCTCCCCCATCACTAAGGATGCCCAGACCTAACCTGCCCCATAGACCACCCCTTAGATCTCCAAATGCTTGCTCACATCCTGAGAACAGCATACAG ATCTCTGGCAGTGCAGCAGGGACGTCTGCACCCTTCAACCCCTCGGAGCAACTGCTGGCTGCCAGCTCTGCCTTCTCCATATATGAGCAGATTCCAGAGAGACCATCCAATTCCAGACCACCCTGCCTCCCCATAGCCCCAAAAGCTAAGCCCAGATCATCTACCCACAAACCCCAACACTGA
- the LOC143516422 gene encoding uncharacterized protein LOC143516422 isoform X3, whose translation MQLRTVEQQLYSNILPVKMDFDNQKIKECQLPSKKPPIKPRRSIKIRATTREDAGQSGSQANQKENEVVVKRIAPSHLLFPHGPLEAQTPSLRAHILLWFQTTQLPRLHTHGSSLPCWLHGFATRREAEQLLQDKQQGCFLLRLSESKVGFVLSYRGADRCRHFIIEEESKVSGMNGQYIIAGEQSRHESLEELIEYYTHNPVGPFNETLTTPCVQEPVSRNRIHPPSQFNSNCEEVKLGEADEGPEDRRPEDTGGQGTEGQRTWDKGTEDTGEALQLSLEHPTTGPTHEAAGSAQYAVVRKVLRKTHSLPECKIVTQGKIDPDLALPVKDVVKYAATTENDVQEHVVGSPTLDIADLSLPVDAPYARVNKPPRVVVQNPSVSDTHPSSQRVAAVITPQSFASAASVVEQKYWELEPLHTYEETLHTRSADEEIDFYAVGRRQKIAGDPSVHHLYSEVNIKGTRDHMAMQAPPSLRMPRPNLPHRPPLRSPNACSHPENSIQISGSAAGTSAPFNPSEQLLAASSAFSIYEQIPERPSNSRPPCLPIAPKAKPRSSTHKPQH comes from the exons ATGCAGTTGAGAACAGTTGAACAGCAGCTGTACTCCAACATCCTTCCTGTGAAGATGGACTTTGACAATCAAAAAATAAAAG AATGCCAACTCCCCAGTAAGAAACCTCCAATCAAACCTAGGCGCAGCATCAAAATTCGTGCTACCACACGAGAAGACGCAGGCCAATCAGGCAGCCAGGCCAATCAGAAGGAAAATGAG GTGGTCGTGAAGCGGAtagctccctctcacctgttgTTCCCCCATGGGCCCCTGGAAGCTCAGACTCCGTCTCTACGGGCTCACATCCTGTTGTGGTTTCAGACAACACAGCTACCTCGCCTGCACACACATGGGAGCTCACTGCCATGCTGGCTCCATGGCTTTGCCACACGcag ggaGGCAGAGCAACTATTACAGGATAAACAGCAAGGCTGTTTCCTGTTGAGACTCAGCGAGTCAAAAGTCGGTTTTGTGCTGTCATACAG GGGTGCAGACAGGTGTCGTCATTTCATCATAGAAGAAGAAAGCAAAGTGTCTGGAATGAATGGTCAGTACATCATTGCTGGTGAGCAAAGCAGGCACGAGAGTCTGGAGGAGCTGATAGAGTACTACACTCACAATCCCGTGGGGCCCTTCAATGAAACACTCACCACTCCCTGTGTACAG GAACCCGTCTCGAGAAACCGTATACACCCACCTTCCCAGTTCAACAGCaactgtgaggaggtgaagcTGGGAGAGGCAGATGAGGGCCCTGAGGACAGAAGACCAGAGGACACAGGAGGACAAGGAACAGAAGGCCAGAGGACATGGGATAAAGGGACAGAGGACACGGGGGAGGCTCTGCAGCTCAGCTTAGAGCACCCAACCACAGGTCCCACCCATGAAGCTGCTGGGTCTGCACAGTACGCCGTGGTCCGAAAGGTGCTACGGAAGACCCACTCACTCCCTGAGTGCAAGATCGTAACACAGGGCAAGATTGATCCGGATCTGGCACTTCCTGTCAAAGACGTAGTGAAATATGCTGCGACAACTGAG AATGATGTACAAGAGCACGTTGTTGGCAGTCCCACCCTGGATATAGCAGACCTGTCCCTACCTGTGGATGCACCCTATGCCCGGGTCAACAAACCTCCCAGGGTGGTGGTACAAAACCCATCCGTCAGCGATACCCACCCCAGCTCTCAAAGGGTGGCAGCAGTCATCACTCCTCAGTCATTTGCTAGTGCTGCGAGCGTAGTGGAACAGAAGTACTGGGAACTGGAGCCCCTGCACACATACGAGGAGACCCTGCACACCCGCTCCGCCGATGAGGAGATCGATTTCTACGCGGTAGGCAGGCGACAAAAAATTGCAG GAGACCCCTCTGTTCATCACCTGTACTCAGAGGTCAACATAAAGGGGACAAGAGATCATATGGCCATGCAAGCTCCCCCATCACTAAGGATGCCCAGACCTAACCTGCCCCATAGACCACCCCTTAGATCTCCAAATGCTTGCTCACATCCTGAGAACAGCATACAG ATCTCTGGCAGTGCAGCAGGGACGTCTGCACCCTTCAACCCCTCGGAGCAACTGCTGGCTGCCAGCTCTGCCTTCTCCATATATGAGCAGATTCCAGAGAGACCATCCAATTCCAGACCACCCTGCCTCCCCATAGCCCCAAAAGCTAAGCCCAGATCATCTACCCACAAACCCCAACACTGA
- the ssr2 gene encoding translocon-associated protein subunit beta → MRVLCLYAVVALLGVVVGEEGARLLASKSLLNRYAVEGRDLTLQYNIYNVGTSAALEVELSDDSFPPEDFGIVSGMLNVKWDRIAPASNVSHTVVLRPLKAGYFNFTSATVSYLAQEGGQVVVGYTSAPGQGGILAQREFDRRFSPHYLDWAAFGVMTLPSIGIPLLLWYSSKRKYDSPKSKKN, encoded by the exons ATGAGGGTGCTGTGCTTGTATGCAGTGGTTGCCTtgctgggtgtggtggtgggggaggaaGGGGCTCGTCTGCTGGCCTCCAAGTCCCTGCTGAACCGCTATGCTGTAGAGGGTAGAGATCTCACTTTACAGTACAACATCTACAATGTGGGCACCAG CGCTGCACTGGAAGTTGAGCTCTCCGACGACTCCTTCCCTCCTGAAGATTTTGGCATTGTCTCTGGGATGTTGAATGTGAAGTGGGACCGCATAGCCCC TGCGAGTAATGTTTCTCATACTGTGGTACTACGCCCTCTGAAAGCTGGATACTTCAACTTCACCTCGGCCACTGTCAGCTACCTGGCCCAAGAGGGAGGGCAGGTCGTT GTTGGCTACACCAGCGCTCCTGGTCAGGGAGGTATTCTGGCTCAGAGGGAGTTTGACAGACGCTTCTCTCCACATTAT CTGGACTGGGCTGCGTTTGGTGTGATGACTCTGCCTTCCATCGGTATACCTCTGCTCCTCTGGTACTCCAGCAAAAGGAAATACGACTCGCCCAAGAGCAAGAAGAACTAA
- the LOC143516129 gene encoding uncharacterized protein LOC143516129 yields MDSPTLEPYYEVIRNMSESGATDAEITRRLLSEGVRNGASERSIRRFRSQHGLMKRTVTDEHLELAVASAVRETGSTFGRKLMTGYLSSKGLHASEGRVGRILRATHQPYHEARCQGARNLNPVPYNAEYMGHKIHLDQNEKLVMFGVTHVLAVDGYSSKIVGYSTMPVKNNLTIYGEVYRPAVLSFGLWDTVRVDCGKEFYLTLFMQEQLAKYRYNQARLPYLQTPSTQNHTVERMWPEVNNRVNYPIKEALIQLMDKDELNMEDNVVRYCVSNLSCQIAHLGLTRVVQAWNAHRIPGKGIPNVLARHGCYTKLSEDLLPDASAAANQYQLEVGSSLTRVSSFAVDPFPSDTDKEQAERQFGENYPNMFYLLESTVNHQNGHLQEALKLLIDITRRNI; encoded by the exons ATGGATTCTCCAACGTTAGAGCCTTACTATGAGGTTATCCGAAATATGTCCGAAAGCGGAGCAACAGATGCAGAAATAACGCGCCGTTTACTTTCTGAAGGTGTTCGTAACGGAGCGTCGGAAAGGAGTATACGAAGATTTCGTTCACAGCATGGCTTAATGAAGAGGACGGTCACAGATGAGCATCTTGAGCTGGCCGTAGCATCAGCTGTTAGAGAG ACGGGATCAACTTTTGGCCGCAAATTAATGACAGGATATCTGTCATCTAAAGGTCTTCATGCAtcagaggggagagtggggagaATACTGCGAGCTACGCATCAGCCTTATCATGAAGCACGGTGCCAA GGTGCAAGAAACCTCAACCCAGTGCCCTATAATGCTGAATACATGGGACATAAAATTCATTTGGACCaaaatgaaaagcttgtgatgtTTGGGGTGACTCATGTGCTTGCAGTTGATGGATACAGCAGCAAAATTGTGGGGTATTCTACAATGCCTGTAAAGAATAACCTAACAATATATGGAGAAGTCTACAG ACCAGCGGTTCTCTCCTTTGGGTTATGGGACACAGTAAGAGTTGATTGTGGAAAAGAATTCTACCTCACACTTTTTATGCAAGAACAGCTTGCAAAGTACAGATACAACCAAGCAAGGCTGCCTTATTTGCAAACTCCATCAACACAG AACCACACAGTTGAGAGGATGTGGCCCGAAGTAAATAACCGGGTTAATTACCCAATCAAGGAGGCGTTAATTCAGTTAATGGACAAAGACGAATTGAACATGGAAGATAACGTGGTCAGATATTGCGTATCCAACCTGTCTTGCCAAATAGCACATCTTGGACTCACTCGAGTAGTTCAGGCATGGAACGCACACAGGATTCCAG GGAAAGGAATACCAAATGTTTTAGCCAGACATGGCTGCTACACTAAACTTTCAGAAGACCTCTTACCAGATGCCTCAGCTGCAGCAAATCAGTACCAACTGGAAGTGGGGTCTTCCCTGACAAGAGTGTCATCATTTGCTGTAGACCCTTTCCCCTCAGACACAGACAAAGAACAAGCAGAGAGGCAGTTTGGGGAGAACTACCCAAACATGTTTTATTTGCTAGAGAGCACTGTGAATCATCAGAATGGACATTTACAAGAAGCTTTGAAACTGTTAATAGACATAACTCGAAGGAATATATAA
- the LOC143516130 gene encoding uncharacterized protein LOC143516130, whose translation MRADKLSLIFQVSQPSVYLTTDNNIAIFPEDSGYFSTLSVTPGHHYEVHGVNTVEPGPSSVVGNSSLTQSRFTFQRPPATSAAVGPPRASASPRPFQRSVHIADVSDGKLIPAQVVIVRFTESEATVSGILGKVKNVIGRDESLVLTDSQGNEIIDSEGTTGSLYWRQNSRKVYAVQEQDFLALHQERERGKRKRLSRSDSTSFQSVQNNIEELLLVSQNLGEVTKSIQVLTDVANSTKAIKFVTDGQSKIMKEAFMCVVCKGLMAEPMFATCCNSLIGCKVCVQQWQETSDQCMRCRGDHFSFNVHRLAGLTEVLGVIQDIVQV comes from the exons ATGAGAGCAGACAAATTGAGTCTAATATTTCAG GTTTCTCAGCCAAGCGTCTATTTGACGACTGACAATAATATTGCCATCTTTCCGGAAGACAGCGGTTATTTCAGCACTCTGAGTGTCACGCCTGGACACCATTACGAAGTACATGGTGTCAATACCGTGGAGCCAGGACCAAGTAGTGTGGTCGGCAATAGCAGCTTAACTCAGAGCCGATTTACATTTCAGCGACCACCTGCTACCTCTGCGGCTGTTGGTCCACCAAGAGCGAGTGCATCACCCCGACCCTTTCAAAG GTCTGTACATATTGCAGACGTGTCGGATGGTAAATTGATACCTGCACAGGTGGTAATAGTTCGTTTTACCGAGAGTGAAGCCACAGTCAGCGGGATACTGGGGAAGGTGAAAAATGTTATTGGACGTGATGAATCCCTGGTTCTTACTGATTCTCAGGGAAATGAAATAATTGATTCGGAGGGTACAACAG GGTCTTTGTACTGGCGGCAAAACTCTAGAAAAGTCTATGCTGTTCAGGAGCAGGACTTTCTGGCCCTACATCAAGAAAGGGAACGAGGAAAACGTAAGAGATTAAG CCGTAGTGACAGCACCAGTTTCCAGAGTGTCCAGAACAACATTGAGGAGCTTTTACTTGTATCCCAGAACCTGGGAGAGGTGACCAAATCAATCCAGGTCCTTACAGATGTGGCCAACAGCACTAAAGCCATCAAATTTGTTACTGATGGTCAGTCTAAAATCATGAAGGAGGCCtttatgtgtgtagtgtgtaaag GTCTCATGGCTGAGCCCATGTTTGCTACATGCTGCAATAGCCTCATTGGATGCAAGGTCTGTGTACAGCAGTGGCAGGAAACCTCTGACCAGTGCATGAGGTGCCGAGGAGATCACTTCAGCTTTAATGTGCATAGGCTTGCAGGGCTCACTGAAGTCTTGGGTGTGATTCAAGACATTGTTCAAGTTTGA